From the Lampris incognitus isolate fLamInc1 chromosome 10, fLamInc1.hap2, whole genome shotgun sequence genome, one window contains:
- the hexim1 gene encoding protein HEXIM1 — protein MTEPTTEKTHHLKTSDTPSGGSGAAFDHPPTNDHVVQQADDRGRQRDKQNKQAENGGVDIINTDKLWQMQGGQREVCPVFAAGNTLPKCPVTAQPCQETGVDASGEGNFVAHGNSGDGPSEETLSQVQGESGTHIDTGTGTDTRQGKKKHRRRPSKKKRRWKPYFKLSWEEKKALDERETARASRVREEMFAKGLPVAPYNTTQFLMDEHDREEPDLNTETGVRRLSGPGGRTEDTASEDDIFDNEDEDEDGSGGGSDGIGRPGNAGGEFLQRDFSETYEKYHVESLQNMTKQELVQEYLELEKCMSRLEEENNRLRRIIKPDLIVESSMPQSDSERVRELESELAKLKAQNMELRVQNQQGKERGQVATN, from the coding sequence ATGACAGAACCTACCACTGAGAAGACACATCACCTGAAAACTTCAGATACCCCATCAGGTGGGAGTGGAGCTGCTTTTGATCATCCGCCAACCAATGATCATGTTGTGCAACAGGCTGACGACAGGGGGCGACAAAGGGACAAGCAGAACAAGCAAGCAGAAAACGGTGGAGTGGATATCATCAACACAGACAAGTTATGGCAAATGCAAGGCGGACAGAGGGAGGTGTGCCCTGTATTTGCTGCCGGAAACACACTCCCTAAGTGCCCAGTTACAGCTCAGCCCTGTCAAGAGACAGGAGTAGATGCATCAGGAGAAGGTAATTTTGTCGCTCATGGGAACAGCGGGGATGGACCTTCAGAGGAGACCTTAAGCCAGGTGCAAGGAGAGAGCGGGACGCACATCGACACTGGCACTGGCACTGATACGCGTCAAGGGAAGAAAAAGCATAGGCGCCGGCCCTCTAAAAAGAAGCGTCGCTGGAAGCCTTATTTCAAACTTTCTTGGGAAGAAAAGAAAGCCCTCGATGAGCGGGAGACGGCCCGCGCCTCCAGAGTAAGAGAAGAGATGTTCGCCAAAGGGCTTCCAGTGGCTCCGTATAATACAACCCAGTTTCTAATGGATGAACACGACCGAGAGGAGCCGGATCTGAACACTGAGACTGGGGTCAGACGACTGTCTGGGCCTGGTGGTCGAACAGAGGACACAGCCAGTGAGGATGACATCTTTGATAACGAGGATGAAGATGAGGATGGTAGTGGTGGAGGCAGTGATGGCATCGGTAGGCCAGGGAACGCAGGCGGGGAATTCCTTCAAAGAGACTTTTCTGAAACCTACGAAAAATACCACGTAGAGAGTCTTCAGAATATGACCAAACAAGAGTTAGTTCAAGAGTACTTGGAGCTGGAAAAGTGCATGTCCCGTCTTGAGGAAGAGAACAACAGGCTGCGACGCATTATAAAGCCGGACTTGATCGTAGAGAGCTCCATGCCCCAGTCAGACTCGGAGCGGGTCAGGGAGTTGGAAAGCGAACTGGCAAAACTAAAGGCGCAAAACATGGAGTTACGTGTGCAGAACCAACAGGGGAAAGAGCGGGGTCAGGTTGCTACCAACTAA